One Cololabis saira isolate AMF1-May2022 chromosome 18, fColSai1.1, whole genome shotgun sequence genomic region harbors:
- the LOC133464506 gene encoding thrombomodulin-like has translation MNNVTLLLVWVFLCVGKAGGIAPESGYCIGNECFTVFRDASSSFRNAQRQCTDAGGHLMTVRSSVSHDVLQILLGNLTGSFWIGLQLLSGCPDDSAGLKGFQWVTKDAESDFTNWPLSFNSSCSSGRCVSVSKEDDFKWIQAQCEGRAAGFLCEHSFSDPCKGLAVAPGESVSYETPLGFTAEDLLFAPPGSVATRLPSETTSICFSQRWLRAPWSCEINEGGCEYQCAVDPSSKAPSCYCPPGQTVNPANNVSCEKEQDADDPCLLLRCQQVCYKDGDAHACACEHGYQLAEDGRSCVDFNDCADPRQCPGENFRCVNTPGGFQCVCQAGYRLKAGTCVDVDECASAPCEHICDNTPGGYACSCYEGYAVDAQSSDKCALFCGREECPAVCDPNDPSQCFCPHGFVQDVRDSGSFCVDMDECAYSYCDQSCENTYGGYTCSCSPGFTLVEIYKCIKNDDEDGDGDGGSGMTRAPDVLGTTRAPAPAPTRRPSAVSAGGLVGIIVCTVFFVVLLVFVAHLVFTRRRKQEHQVA, from the exons ATGAATAATGTCACGCTgttgcttgtgtgggttttcctTTGTGTGGGAAAAGCCGGCGGGATCGCGCCGGAAAGCGGATACTGCATCGGGAATGAATGCTTCACGGTGTTCCGGGAtgccagcagcagcttcagaaACGCGCAGCGTCAATGCACAGATGCCGGCGGCCACCTGATGACGGTGCGCTCCTCTGTATCACATGACGTTCTGCAGATCCTGTTAGGAAACCTAACGGGGAGCTTCTGGATCGGCTTGCAGCTCCTGAGCGGCTGTCCGGACGACTCCGCGGGGCTGAAGGGCTTCCAGTGGGTGACCAAGGACGCGGAGAGCGACTTCACCAACTGGCCGCTGAGCTTCAACAGCAGCTGCTCCTCCGGCCGCTGCGTGTCCGTGTCCAAGGAGGACGACTTTAAATGGATCCAGGCGCAGTGCGAGGGGCGCGCCGCCGGGTTTCTGTGCGAGCACAGCTTCAGTGACCCGTGCAAGGGGCTAGCCGTGGCCCCGGGGGAGTCCGTCTCCTACGAGACCCCGCTGGGCTTCACGGCGGAGGACCTGCTGTTCGCGCCGCCGGGGAGCGTCGCCACCCGTCTGCCGTCGGAGACCACGTCCATCTGCTTCTCCCAGCGCTGGCTGCGGGCGCCGTGGAGCTGCGAGATCAACGAGGGCGGGTGCGAGTACCAGTGCGCCGTGGACCCCAGCAGCAAAGCCCCGTCCTGCTACTGCCCCCCGGGGCAGACCGTCAACCCGGCCAACAACGTGAGCTGCGAGAAGGAGCAGGACGCGGACGACCCGTGCCTGCTGCTGCGCTGCCAGCAGGTCTGCTACAAGGACGGGGACGCGCACGCCTGCGCCTGCGAGCACGGGTACCAGCTGGCGGAGGACGGCCGGTCGTGCGTGGACTTCAACGACTGCGCGGACCCGCGCCAGTGTCCCGGGGAGAACTTCAG GTGCGTCAACACGCCCGGCGGCTTCCAGTGCGTGTGCCAGGCCGGGTACAGGCTGAAAGCGGGAACGTGTGTGGACGTGGACGAGTGCGCGTCTGCCCCCTGCGAGCACATCTGCGACAACACCCCGGGCGGGTACGCGTGCTCGTGCTATGAGGGCTACGCCGTGGACGCGCAGTCCTCGGACAAGTGCGCGCTGTTCTGCGGTAGGGAGGAGTGCCCGGCCGTGTGCGACCCCAACGACCCGAGCCAGTGCTTCTGCCCGCATGGGTTCGTGCAGGACGTGCGGGACTCCGGCAGCTTCTGCGTGGACATGGACGAGTGCGCGTACTCGTACTGCGACCAGAGCTGCGAGAACACGTACGGCGGGTACACGTGCTCGTGCTCGCCAGGATTTACCCTGGTCGAAATATACAAGTGCATTAAGAACGATGACGAGGATGGAGACGGAGACGGGGGCTCTGGGATGACGCGCGCCCCCGATGTGCTCGGGACGACGCGCGCTCCCGCGCCGGCTCCGACACGGAGGCCGTCCGCGGTGTCGGCGGGCGGACTCGTGGGGATTATCGTGTGCACGGTGTTCTTCGTGGTGCTCCTGGTGTTCGTGGCTCATCTCGTGTTCACCCGCAGGAGGAAGCAGGAGCATCAGGTCGCGTAA
- the LOC133418418 gene encoding thrombomodulin-like, which translates to MIRAATTLLFCALLVRAAEEAAALRGRCAGGLCAFQHRLNLQAADKFCTDKTGSLLERGPGDELPELAALLSPLGGRFWLRSGSESCAAASVRGQNVTVESVPCTEALDGFVCQYEPADMCGPVQGGAGAQVGYIFSEDFEMTNSEALPPGTVATAQDAAAGGKYPSSKHICFGATWLAAPWFCEVLRGGCERDCDPAARACACPAGSAVHANNVSCVMEEDPCAGCAQGCQTQTHGGGFACTCDQGYRLAPDARGCVDVDECAEKPDACANEGEECVNVRGGYECRCAHGFDGEDGVCVNVSICFLCEHTCVKIDGVHRCACMEGFAVSPADPTRCVMSCGRECAAMCHPDPQKEEWDMQQCFCPDGYVTDISNKTATCVDIDECEHQSMCDHVCENLFGGYRCSCHDGYALRGGGRCVPEEDDGGDAEVGSGDPTERPTPASSQPASFPPYVRTGSVLGLTAFVALLLALLACTVRWMLRRCSTFKLHSFKHSDLDIFNLQQVTTETYKRLSFDKPSKNGVQRLSTLQETQTGAT; encoded by the exons ATGATTCGTGCGGCGACGACGCTGCTTTTCTGTGCGCTTTTGGTGCGCGCCGCGGAGGAAGCGGCCGCGCTGCGCGGGCGCTGCGCGGGGGGGCTCTGCGCCTTCCAGCACCGACTCAACCTCCAAGCCGCCGACAAGTTCTGCACGGACAAAACGGGTTCTCTGCTGGAGCGAGGTCCCGGGGACGAGCTGCCGGAGCTGGCGGCTCTGCTGAGCCCCCTCGGGGGGAGATTCTGGCTGCGCAGCGGATCTGAAAGCTGCGCCGCCGCGTCCGTGAGGGGCCAGAACGTCACGGTGGAGTCGGTCCCGTGCACGGAGGCCCTGGACGGGTTCGTGTGCCAGTACGAGCCCGCTGACATGTGCGGTCCCGTCCAGGGAGGCGCGGGCGCGCAGGTCGGGTACATCTTCTCCGAGGACTTTGAGATGACAAACTCGGAAGCGCTTCCCCCCGGAACCGTGGCCACGGCGCAGGACGCGGCGGCGGGGGGGAAGTATCCGAGCTCCAAGCACATCTGCTTCGGCGCGACGTGGCTCGCGGCTCCGTGGTTCTGCGAGGTTCTGCGGGGCGGCTGCGAGCGCGACTGCGACCCGGCCGCGAGGGCGTGCGCGTGTCCCGCCGGCAGCGCCGTGCACGCCAACAACGTGTCGTGCGTAATGGAGGAAGACCCGTGCGCCGGCTGCGCGCAGGGGTGCCAGACGCAGACGCACGGAGGCGGCTTCGCGTGCACGTGCGACCAGGGATACAGGCTGGCGCCGGACGCGCGCGGCTGCGTGGACGTGGACGAGTGCGCGGAGAAGCCGGACGCGTGCGCCAACGAGGGCGAGGAGTGCGTGAACGTGCGGGGAGGCTACGAGTGCAGGTGCGCGCACGGATTCGACGGGGAGGACGGAGTGTGCGTGAACGTGTCCATCTGCTTCCTCTGCGAGCACACCTGTGTGAAGATCGACGGCGTGCACCGGTGCGCGTGCATGGAGGGCTTCGCCGTGTCCCCCGCAGACCCCACCAG gtGCGTGATGAGCTGCGGACGCGAGTGCGCGGCGATGTGCCACCCGGACCCGCAGAAGGAGGAGTGGGACATGCAGCAGTGCTTCTGCCCGGACGGATACGTCACCGACATCAGCAACAAGACGGCCACCTGCGTGGACATCGACGAGTGCGAGCACCAGAGCATGTGCGACCACGTGTGTGAAAACCTCTTCGGCGGCTACAGGTGCAGCTGCCACGACGGGTACGCGCTGCGGGGCGGCGGCAGGTGCGTGCCGGAGGAGGACGACGGCGGCGACGCGGAGGTCGGATCCGGTGACCCGACCGAGCGGCCCACTCCGGCCAGCAGCCAACCCGCGTCCTTCCCGCCCTACGTGCGGACCGGCAGCGTGCTGGGACTGACCGCCTTCGTGGCGCTGCTGCTCGCGCTGCTGGCCTGCACGGTCCGCTGGATGCTGCGGCGCTGCAGCACGTTCAAGCTGCACTCCTTCAAACACTCGGACCTGGACATCTTCAACCTGCAGCAGGTGACCACGGAGACCTACAAGAGGCTGTCCTTCGACAAGCCATCGAAAAACGGCGTGCAGAGACTCAGCACACTGCAGGAGACGCAGACTGGGGCCACCTAA